ACCGGCACTGTGCCAGGCCATGCGCACGAACAGCGGACCGTAGTGGCCGAAGTCGGCGGGCCACCAGTCCTGGGAGTCGGTCATCACGGCGCGCAGGTCGGCTTTCACCGCTTCCAGATCAAGGCTTTTGAATTCCTTGGCGTAGTCGAAATCCTCGCCCATCGGATCGGACAGGGACGAGTGCTGGTGCAGGAAGTTGAGATTGAGCTGGTTCGGCCACCAATCCTTGTTGGTGGTACCACCGCCGGCGGCATGATTGAACGGGCACTTGGATTCGGTCGACATCTTCTTGGCTACCTTAGGTCTTGTTCATCCGGTTGGTCAGCCGCGACGGCGCGCGGCGCTCTGGAATCGTGGTTCCGGCTGGAAGGTCTAGCGGACCAGCGGGCGCGGGTACCGGATTCGAGCCGGCACCACGGGGAGCCCCACCACGGGCAAAGCGGACGTTGCGTTCATTGTTATCCCCTCATCACGATGGGTACGCCGACGAAGCGGCGTAATGTCCATACTAGACAGCTTCTCGAAGGCGTGTGATAGAAGGTTTTTCGCTCATCGATAGACTCACTCTGCAGGATGACCGCGCCGTGACAAGGCCCTCCCTCTTCATCCTTTGCGCGATAACGAAGGATCTCGACCGCTTTGCCGAGGTTCGTGCGGCTTGACATCAAGAAGTACCGGGTCGCCCTGGGGAAGCAGGCCCGAGCGAGAGAGCGGCGCTCACATGCGGAAACAGAAAACCGTCGGGTAGCCGGTCGCCCTGCGCCGGGCGACCGGTCGATAGACCTCAGCCAGGCGCGAACAGCAGATTGGGTGCATGGCGCTGGTAGCCCTCTTCCGCCAGGCGCACGTCCAGCGCCAGGCTGGCGAGATCGGCGGAGAGCGGCTCGCTACGCGCGTCATGGTCGCGGTAGAGATGCTTGAGATAGGTCTTGCAGTGGGCGCAGGTCTCGGCGCGCAGGGGCGCCTGCTGGGCATTGGCGTCGTCGGTGCCCAGGGAGTAATAGCCCAGGCCCTTGCCGGTCTCGCAGTGGCTGCATTTGACCCGCACGAAGTGCCACTCACAGGCGCACAGCGAGCAGGTGAGGTATCTCAGGCCATTGGCCTTGCCCAGGTGATGGATGACCCCGGCCATGGGGGGCGACCCGCAGCAGGGGCAGGCCGTCTGGCTGCCCTGTTCGCGCAGGGCAGTGAAGTCGCTGCGCTGCAGCCAGTGGGTCCAGGCCACCTGCAGGGCGGCGCCAAGGAAGGGCACCACGCCGGCCGGCACCAGCTCGTAGCTGCCCGCCAGCAGGGCGATGGCCCAGGCCTTGCGCTGACCGGCATCGGCATGGCGCAAGGCGTCGAGGGCGGCCTGTACGGGCGACTGCTCGATCTGGAGGGCCGCCAGCAGGGCGTCCAGCGCCGGTAGCCAGTCGCCTTCGCGGACCAGGGTGTCGTAGCTCAGCGGCGGCAGGCCATGCTGCAGGCTCTGGGCGCTGCGCGCCTCGTCCAGCGGCAGGGGCGCGAGGCTATCGAAGACCTGCTGCTGGGCCTCGCAGAGGTCGGCCATCAGCAGGAGGTAGTCGCCGAGGGCATTGCCGGCAGCCAACAGGCGCAGGCGGTCGGCGCGATAGCCGAACAGCTCGCCACCGGGCAGCAGGATGAAATCGGGATTGACGGCCGCGGCTTCGATTTCGCCGGGCTCGAGGATCTGGCCCGCCATGGCAGGGCTCCTTAGGAAAACGGTGGAAGATTCAGGATAGCGGGAGGGTTGAGGTGTCGGGTTTCGTAAGTCTGCCCCCTCACCCCAACCCTCTCCCGGAGGGAGAGGGGGCAAAATGCCGCGTACCCCATCCGGTAGGTTGGGTTGAGCGTAGCGAAGCCCAACAGCAAAGGGCTCACTTCTTCTCGCGGGTGACCTTCTCGTACCACAGCGAGTGGTGCTTCTTGGCCCAGGCACGGCTCACCCAGCCGGTCATCATCGCGGTCACCGAACCCTTGATCCAGATCCCGGCATAGATGTGCACGATGATCGACAAGACCAGCACGAAGGCCGCGAAGGCATGAGCCAGAGCGCCCAGGCGGATCACCGGGATAGGGAACAGGTGGGCGAAGTACTGCCGCCAGATGACCACGCCGCTGACCAGCAGGACTAGCATGCAGGCCAAGAGCACCCAGAACAGGATCTTCTGCCCGGGGTTGTACTTGTCGATCGGCGGCAGCTTTTCCTCGCGGTTGTTCAGCACGTCGTTGATCTGCTTGAGCCACTGGGCGTCTTCGCGACCGATCTTGTTGTGCCGCCAGAAGCGGATCACCAGGAAGGCGAAGAAGACGAACATCGCCACGCCCATGAAGGGATGCAGGATGCGCGTCCAGGTGCCGCCACCGAACAGGTTGGACAGCCAGAACAGCGCGGGGTGGAACAGCGCCAGCCCCGACAGCCCGGCCATGAAGAACAGGATCGCCACGATCCAGTGGTTGGTCCGCTCGTTGGCGTTGTAACGCTGGATTTCCGGTTTCATCTGAAGTCTCCCAAGACGCCCCCGGCCTAACCGGGGGCCTCCGGCTCTAGGGCTGCTTGTCGTGCGGATCGAAGATCTGCACGGACGGACTCAGCTGCTTGACCTCGCCCTTGGGCGCATCGCCCGGGGTGGAGGGCGGCGCCTCGACCACCTCGTCGTCGTCATCGGTCCGGTTGGGGCCGACGCGCACGTAGTGGAAGAAGCCGGCCAGCACCGCCGCGCCCATGGCGAACAACGCCAGGGGTTTGGTGATGCCCTTCCACAGGCCCACGCTGGGGCTGATGGTCGGATCCTCGGGCAGATGGTTGTACAGCTGCGGCTGGTCGGCATGGTGCAGCACGTACATGACGTGGGTGCCCCCTACCCCGGCCGGGTCGTAGAGCCCGGCGTTCTCGTAGCCCCGGCTCTTGAGATCGACGATGCGCTCGGCGGCGTGCTCCTTCATGGCGTCCTTGGTGCCGAAGGTGATGGCGCCGGTCGGACAGGTCTTCACGCAGGCCGGTTCCAGGCCGACGCCGACCCGGTCCGAACACAGCGAGCACTTGTAGGCCTTGTTGTCCTTCTTCGAAATCCGCGGGATGTCGAAGGGGCAACCGGCGATGCAGTAGCCGCAGCCGATGCAGAGATCCTGGTTGAAGTCGACGATGCCATTGGCGTACTTGACGATGGCCCCCGGACTCGGACAGGCCTTCAGGCAGCCTGGCTCGGCGCAGTGCATGCAGCCGTCCTTGCGGATCAGCCACTCCAGCTTGCCGGCCTCGTCCTCGTATTCGGTGAACCTCATCAGGGTCCAGGAATCCGCGGTGAGGTCCGCCGGGTTGTCGTAGGTGCCATGGTTGTGGCCCACCTCGTCGCGCAGCTCGTTCCATTCCGAGCAGGCGACCTGGCAGGCCTTGCAGCCGATGCACTTGGACACGTCGATCAGCTTGGCCACTTCCGACTGGGTGCGCACGGACGAGTAGGCCGTGGTGGTCGCGGAGCGGGCATAGATATCTTGGCTTGCCATCACGCTTTCTCCACGTTGACCAGGAAGGACTTGAACTCGGGCGTCTGGGTGTTCCCGTCACCCACGAAGGGGGTCAGGGTGTTGGCCAGATAGCCCATGCGCGCCACGCCGGAGAAACCCCAGTGGATGGGGATGCCGACGTGGTGCACCGTCTCGCCGTTGACCTGCAGCGGCCGAATGCGCTTGGTCACCACCGCCTTGCAGACGATGTGGCCGCGCTTGGAGGTGACGCGTACCAGATCACCGGCGGCGATGCCCTTCTGCTTGGCCAGCACCTCGCCGATCTCG
The window above is part of the Pseudomonas oryzihabitans genome. Proteins encoded here:
- a CDS encoding formate dehydrogenase subunit gamma, with amino-acid sequence MKPEIQRYNANERTNHWIVAILFFMAGLSGLALFHPALFWLSNLFGGGTWTRILHPFMGVAMFVFFAFLVIRFWRHNKIGREDAQWLKQINDVLNNREEKLPPIDKYNPGQKILFWVLLACMLVLLVSGVVIWRQYFAHLFPIPVIRLGALAHAFAAFVLVLSIIVHIYAGIWIKGSVTAMMTGWVSRAWAKKHHSLWYEKVTREKK
- the fdhE gene encoding formate dehydrogenase accessory protein FdhE is translated as MAGQILEPGEIEAAAVNPDFILLPGGELFGYRADRLRLLAAGNALGDYLLLMADLCEAQQQVFDSLAPLPLDEARSAQSLQHGLPPLSYDTLVREGDWLPALDALLAALQIEQSPVQAALDALRHADAGQRKAWAIALLAGSYELVPAGVVPFLGAALQVAWTHWLQRSDFTALREQGSQTACPCCGSPPMAGVIHHLGKANGLRYLTCSLCACEWHFVRVKCSHCETGKGLGYYSLGTDDANAQQAPLRAETCAHCKTYLKHLYRDHDARSEPLSADLASLALDVRLAEEGYQRHAPNLLFAPG
- the fdxH gene encoding formate dehydrogenase subunit beta, whose translation is MASQDIYARSATTTAYSSVRTQSEVAKLIDVSKCIGCKACQVACSEWNELRDEVGHNHGTYDNPADLTADSWTLMRFTEYEDEAGKLEWLIRKDGCMHCAEPGCLKACPSPGAIVKYANGIVDFNQDLCIGCGYCIAGCPFDIPRISKKDNKAYKCSLCSDRVGVGLEPACVKTCPTGAITFGTKDAMKEHAAERIVDLKSRGYENAGLYDPAGVGGTHVMYVLHHADQPQLYNHLPEDPTISPSVGLWKGITKPLALFAMGAAVLAGFFHYVRVGPNRTDDDDEVVEAPPSTPGDAPKGEVKQLSPSVQIFDPHDKQP